In Plasmodium vivax chromosome 14, whole genome shotgun sequence, the genomic window ATACCCATTTTAGTgccacaaaaaaacgaaagagaTTTACCAGCATGCCATAGCACATTCCCAcactttcaaaaaataaatattgcaATAAGGGTAATCTACAAAGTTAATTAGTGCTCCATTtgtttatacttttttttacacattaaaaaattgctgggtggatttaaaaaaaaaaaaaaaaaaaaaaaactatcaATTATATAGTAATGATAACAATAATGGTCGCAAAAAACGAATGGTGATACGAAAGGACGCCTTGTTCTaattgcacaaatggggTAAACGAatcgaaggaaaaaaaaaggggtgaggGCGGgtgcacgtaaaaaaaaagaatagtaaataaataagcagATAAGTTGGTAACTAAATAAGTAGGTAATTCCTGTACCGGCGATTGGACAGGAAATAATCAAACGCAGGACCAAACATCAACTAGGGGGCTAACGAACTGGGGAACTAAACAACGGCGCTCGGGAGCTGGAAGCGCGTCAGTGGGGAAGCAGGGAAGTGCGCTAGCACGGGTGTAGACACAcaggggaggaggaaaagcgGTACAAATGCGGGGGGGAATAGGGCCAATCCGAGcagtttattattttttacttcattattttgtacttcatcattttttatttcattatttcattttcatcgCTATGCCAACTCGCAGACGCGTGTGGCAAGCGCCGGTGCCCCTTTGCCCCTCCACCCCagcacgtaaaaaaaaaaattaaccaaatgaataaattatcCGAAGGACCTTCTCCAGCGAATTATATATGtcaatattttcaatataattaattgGCGGGTGCAAACATTTGGTCCTTTCCAATAAATACTTCTGTATGTCATTAATgtagttaatattttttatatatttattttcttccgtGTGGGAATGTACAGATCTGCTTGAAAATCTTCGAATGCTGGTTTCCCTATCATTTATGTATActaaaaaatagataatgCTGTTTGggtattttttgtttagctTCTCCATCATGTCTGCGTTTAGATGCACCCCTTCTATGATGATCGATTCGTTACTCCTTATGTGATCGTTAATAATGTCATCGATGTAGGTGAACAGCAATTCGCACTGCTTCGCGTAGTTCTCGATGCACCTCCTTCTTAGCCGCGTTTCTGCATCCTCGGCTTTGCTCGCTTCGGGCTCGCCCTTACCCCCGCCGCTATCAGCAGCTATACTGCTACTCCCGCCGCTATTAACACCTATACTGCTACCCCCGCCGCTCTCAACAGCGATACCACTACCGCTCGAGCTGGCGCCCCCCTCATCCTCGCTGCCGTTCACCTTCCACGATTCGTACGTTGAAAACTTCAGATACTTGTCATCCTTCACTTTGTACTTTCGTAAAATCTCCCGCACCACATCCGTCGATAGAATCCGTCGAATGTTCAAAAAAAGACCCAACAGACAACTAAGGGTGCTCTTCCCCCCACCAGACGTTCCACtcaaaataatgataaatttctttttcctaaATTTGGAAAGAACCCAATTTTCGCAGTCTGTATACGGCATCTGGTGGTACAACTCTGCGTTCAGCATTTCGCTGTCCAACTGAGTATTCAACATTTGGCTACACAAATCTGAGTTCAGCATTTGGCTATACAATTCTGTGCTCAGCAGCTCGTTTTCCATTTCACCGTTTATCATTTCGTTGTCTACTTCTGTGTTCAGTTCGTCTGTCTCTTCTCCTGCATTCAGTTGGTCATTGTCTGTGTACTCTCGCAGCTTATCATTGGATGCCTCTGTATGCAGCTGGTCCGCATCTTCGTCTTCCCTGGACATTTCCCTCAGTGTGCTCTTCTTCTCATCAGCAAACGTCCAACTGTGCGACTTCTCCGGTGGCGACTTCTCCGGTGGCGACTTCTCCAGGGGCAACTTCTCCGAATGCGACTTCTCCAGGGGTGACTTCTCCAGTAGCGACTTCTTCGAGTGCTCCTCGTCGTCGCCCTCCTTACTCCCCACAAACGTGAGCCTAAACttgtccttctccttcttcaccttaaTGTAAATATCGCCTATAAAATAGTACCTCgagcatatgtacatttcgTCATCGTTCTTTTTATACTCTACTAGGGGTATCCTGTCTctaaattttatcattttcccAACGagctcctttttctcttcaatATGTTTTCGGATTATATCTTCTATGATGATACTGTTCGAGCCATCTTCGTTCATTTCTTCTAACTTGGatttttgcttaaatatAAGAGTGAGGGGGTACAGAGCTTGCGCGGGGTGGAAGGGGGTCTCTTCTGAGTTGCCTTTCACAGCTATACCATTCTTGTGATGAGAGTTCGTCCGGGGGGTTATCGCTTCTCCTACGTGCAAATTGAGCCTATCACAGGAGAAGAGGAGTGGCacatgcgaaaaaaaaaggggcattcCACGGGGCCCAATGGGACCATGCTGGCGGAGAGCAGCCTAGTTGCATATGGGGCACTTCCACAGGGAGCACTTCCATACAACGTGCGGACGCAGAAGATCGCAAGAGATTCGCCGAATGGGCAGAAAAGATGCACAACGCGGCATACATAGGTGCGTGCGCGTGCCATGCTCTGCTTCGCGCTGTACCCTTCCTTTCAAATTCGACTTTGGATTCCTCCCCCAGCGTGAGCTGTATATTATAACgttgacgaaaaaaaaaaagaaaaagaaactcaGGAAAAGAAggtgaaaattttaactcCCTCCAAACATTTTCTTCGCTTTTtctacccccttttttactaAGTATgttcttataaaaattttgcacgAGCAAAAAGAAGTGTACAGGGCGCGCGGTTTGGCGGATTGTTCCCAGCTTCGCGCTTTGCGCTTTGGACTAAATGCACGCGTGTagatatatacgtatatgcaCAGATATGTAGTCGGTTTAGAAATTCACATATTCACGGGGGCACGCCGCTTCCACATGGCATACTCGCTAAACGTGAGGGGTATGCCACACCAACTGCGCATTTGCCAATCTACAGCTCTCATTCGTGCGCTGACCTGCCTGCCTCTTTCTTCATTCGATCACGCGGCTGCTGACAGACGCATGTACACGCGTGTACATACGTGTAAAGTATACTTGCACACAAGTCTACGCGCAAATGCATGGATCATAACGGAAGGAAAaactccaatttttttttcatacacaTGCAAGCgagaaatacaaaaagggggaagaaaaaaacatgcacggaaaaaaaaaaaatgcaatcgTAGGAACACCCCCACCCCATTACCTGCTATATATGCGCCTTTTACACGTTTGTaaatttacgaaaaaatgaagaggaaaatctACGAATGGAAATAGAAATTCACATGCTGCAACGTTGAAAGGGCATTCCGTTTGTCGTACACCAAAATAACACCGTTTTGCGTGCgcccctccaaaaaaaaaaaaaaaaaaaaacatacgtgtttgtatgtatgtatgtatgtatgcatatatatattacgtaTGCAAGTGTAAACTTACCCAGTCGTGTAACGCAAAATGGCACAGCACAATCACGATAGACGCGCAAACGAAAACAAAcgggagtgaaaaaaaaatatatcaccTTTCAAACTGTCGCTAAACCAAATTAAGCGAACTCTCATTTGCACACCCAACATGAGTGGTAACTCCAAAACGTCGcatacgaaaaaatgaaagagaaATTCTCCAGAGTGACGACGCTTGGATCGcaaagagaaggaaaaaaaaaaaaaacgttctACTGTTCCAAAATGTGTAAAGTGTTCACACAAATGACATCCATTTGGATACCTGCACTGGTGAAACACCTTTTAGacttcaaaaatgggaagatcatttttttctgttttttcttacatAGTTTTATGTCCCTTTTTGAGAGACGCCCAGTTGTgcgcttttaattttttttttttttctgtatgtACATACCTCCTCCACCttaacatgtttttttttttttttttttttttcgccctaTACATTTTCATAATCATAAGACGTCTGCTTCGTTGGGATAGTCCTGACGCTATCGTCCAAAtgaattttcaattttttacaaaggaATTCCATTATCCTACAATTGGAATGCGTGTAATATAAGTCCTTATACAGGGCGCATTTTTTCTGCAGCAGGAGGATGTACCTCATTTCGTCAAACttgtatttgtatataaaaaaaagcaagttCAAAAAGATGGCATTATCGATGTGTTCTCTGTTTAAGCACAATTCACGAAATATGTGTTTATTGATAGACATTTCGTGAAAATATCGAACCTTCACaattgtataatatattcgtATGTATCTTCTGAGCGCATCCTTTTTCTTCGTCATTTGATTTTCCCCATGTATGTTGCCCTCGTCCGTTGAGCTACGGGAATTGGGGGCCCCCGTTTGGGTGTCATCCCCCGGTGCACTCGTAACGCTCACACCACGCTgactttccccttttcgctgcACAGCAATGTTATGTGTTCTGCGTCCACGTTGGTCGTTCTGCTGGGCGGGCGTTCCCCCTCCGTGGGCCCCGCCTTGGGACAAATTGGAGACCACAGTGCCGTCCAAATTGCCTTCCAATTTTATGTAAGAATTCACGTCCAAGTCCAAACTCAGGCACAGCCCACTTTCAGATGCACCCCTTTGGGACAAATCGTCCCCCTTCGCCTCCTCTCTGTACTTGTACTGAATATACctaaagagaaaaatgttTGTTATTACGTCCACGCTCTGCATGTACTTTGGGTTGTTCTTCCTCGTTCGTAGAGACTTCAATATGAGGAGCAAACTGTCATTCGACATGTCGTAGTAGgaacaagggggggaaattgttttttttcttaaaaccAGCTGAACAAGGAGGGGCAGAAATTTCTCGTCAAAGATAACGTCATTATTTACATACCTAGAGTAACCCTTATTTTTGCACAATATATATGCGATGCGTTTTTTCACCTTATCTTGGTCTCTCCATGTGGTTATGCAATTTTGGTGAATCCTACTTATAAGCAGTCTTTTGTCCCCCCCATCTAGATAACTAACATTTTGTGAGCCCCTTGTCCGCTTCGACTGATAGGAAaacttttggctagctccttCCTCCCCCAGTAAGTACTCATGGAAGAAATCGAGAAAGACGAAATAATCCTTCTTCGTTTCGCGACAAGTTTCTTCACTCATTCGGGTAAAAATCTTTGCAACTACCAGGGAGAGGTACTGAACGTTGAGCCAgttcaatttaaaaattatgttctgcagtaaaaaaaaaatattcttcgaATTGAAGTGGTGGATGTGTAACGCGAGCAGGTCCACGGGGGTGTACAAGAAGATGTTGCTCAGGACGTTGTAAACGTGGCTGTCTACGTGGAAGGTGCTTCTCTCAAAGTGGATAGTCATATCTTGGACGATATTTCCCTTCTCGTTGAcatgtccattttttaatgCTCCACTTTTTGGCAACTTCGagctgtttttcttcttctctaaAGGGACTCCCCCGCCGAGGACATTCCCAACCGTCCGGTTCGACTCCCATTTGGAAGTAGCAGTGGGGCTACTCCCACTAATGTAGTTAACTTTCCATTCggtgaataaatatttgctGACTGGACCAGCTTTCGTCTTATTTTCACAAGGAAAATGCTGCTTACACTGTTTCGTTTTAACTGCCAAGGGGGTAGCAACGTCCCCCACGATGCTCTCACCAGAATTATCCCCCCCGAATGCGTAGTAGTGGTGATAAAGCGCCTTTCCATGGTTCGCATTTATCACGTTACCTTGCTGGGTGATAAAATCCTCATTTGACTCAAAGGCGCTTTTAAAATACTCGTACAGGTGAATCACCTGAA contains:
- a CDS encoding hypothetical protein, conserved (encoded by transcript PVX_122255A); the protein is MPLFFSHVPLLFSCDRLNLHVGEAITPRTNSHHKNGIAVKGNSEETPFHPAQALYPLTLIFKQKSKLEEMNEDGSNSIIIEDIIRKHIEEKKELVGKMIKFRDRIPLVEYKKNDDEMYICSRYYFIGDIYIKVKKEKDKFRLTFVGSKEGDDEEHSKKSLLEKSPLEKSHSEKLPLEKSPPEKSPPEKSHSWTFADEKKSTLREMSREDEDADQLHTEASNDKLREYTDNDQLNAGEETDELNTEVDNEMINGEMENELLSTELYSQMLNSDLCSQMLNTQLDSEMLNAELYHQMPYTDCENWVLSKFRKKKFIIILSGTSGGGKSTLSCLLGLFLNIRRILSTDVVREILRKYKVKDDKYLKFSTYESWKVNGSEDEGGASSSGSGIAVESGGGSSIGVNSGGSSSIAADSGGGKGEPEASKAEDAETRLRRRCIENYAKQCELLFTYIDDIINDHIRSNESIIIEGVHLNADMMEKLNKKYPNSIIYFLVYINDRETSIRRFSSRSVHSHTEENKYIKNINYINDIQKYLLERTKCLHPPINYIENIDIYNSLEKVLRIIYSFG